A region of the Litchfieldia alkalitelluris genome:
CAGAATTGCTTTGGCTTGGCGGAATTCATCAAGAGTTGCGATCATCGGAAACATAATTTTTAAATTTCCGTAAGTACTTGCTCTAAGTAGTGCACGTAATTGTGTACGGAAAATTTCTTGCTCCTCAAGGCAAAGACGAATTGCTCGGTAGCCTAAAAAGGGATTAAGTTCCTTCGGGAGATGTAAGTAAGGAAGCTCCTTATCTCCTCCAATATCAAGTGTTCTTACAACAACAGGCTTTCCTTCCATCTTTTCTAGAACAGTCTTATATGCGTCAAACTGCTCTTCTTCAGTTGGAAGTTGGTCTCTTCCCATATATAAAAATTCAGTACGGTATAGGCCAACACCTTCACCACCGTTTGCTAAAACTCCTTTAACATCTTCTGGAGTTCCAATATTAGCAGCTAGTTCCACATGTTGTTCATCACTAGAAACTGTTGGTTCATTAATTAACTTAGCCCACTCCGTTTTTTGTGCTTCATATTGTTCTTTTTTGGCTTGATATTCAGAGATTACTTGCTCGCTTGGGTCAACAATAACATGACCATCCAGTCCGTCAACGATGACAAGCACTCCATTTTTAATATCAGAGGTTACAGTCTTAGTCCCAACTACTGCTGGAATTTCCATTGAACGGGCCATAATAGCTGAGTGAGATGTACGACCTCCAATATCCGTTGTAAAACCTTTAACATAGTTACGGTTCAGCTGCGCTGTATCTGATGGAGTTAAATCTTCAGCAATAATAACAACTTCTTCCGATATCATACTCGGGTTAGAGATTGTAACGCCTAGAAGATGTGCTAAGACGCGCTTAGTTACATCCTTAATATCAGCTGCACGTTCTTTCATATATTCATTATCCATTGATTCAAACATAGAGATAAACATAGATGCTGTCTCATTTAAAGAATATTCAGCATTAACGTTCTCACTCTTAATTCGATCTTTAATCGGATTAACTAATTCTGGATCGCTTAATACAAGAAGATGAGCAGCAAAAATTGCTGCCTTGTCTTCTCCAAGTTCTTGATTTGCTTTGTCTTTAATAACTTCTAATTCTTGTTTTGCAGTTTCTAATGCTACATCAAATCTAGAAACTTCTTCTTCTGTATTGGTAATATTCTTCTTTTCAATTGTTAAATCTGGGTTTTCTAAACGATAGGCTTTTGCAAAAGCAATACCAGCTGAAGCTGCAATACCATTTATCATTTTAGCCATAATTTACAGTCCTTCACTTGAAAAAGTTTCTGCAAGTGCTGCCAATGCCTCTTCTGCATCAGCACCTTCAGCAGTGATTTTTATTTCAGCACCCTGACCAATTCCTAGTGACATAACACCCATGATTGATTTCAAATTAACAGAACGTCCGTTAAATTCTAAATTAATATCAGAGTTAAATTTTCCTGCAGTTTGTACTAATGCTGTTGCTGGTCGTGCATGAATCCCAGATTCACTAGATACTTTAAATGTCTTTTCAGCCATGTTCATTCTCTCCTTTTTATTAACACATTTTTATTTAATTGTAATAATATCTTCTTGCTTAAGGTCTACAGTACCATCTGTATTAATAACTACTGCTTCACCATTTTTTAAATTAGTAAATACGATTGGTGTAATGGTTGAAGTAGCATTGTTTGCCACAAAATCTAAGTCTACTTTTAGAATTGGTTGACCTTTTGTGACCTTATCACCTTGACTAACAAGAGCCTCAAAACCTTCACCTTTTAGATTAACAGTATCAATACCAAAATGAATTAAAATTTCTCTACCTGCTGCTGTTTCAAGTCCAATGGCATGTTTTGTTGGGAACAAGTTAACAATTGTACCATCAACTGGTGCAACAACTGTCCCTTCCTTAGGTAAGATGGCGAATCCATCACCCATCATTTTCCCCGCAAACACTTGATCTGGAACATCAGTAATTGGTAAAATTTTACCATGAATTGGAGCTACAAATGAGAAATCCTCACTACTTACTTCATTTTGCATTTCATCTGGTACTACATCTTCAATCTGTTCCTGTACCTCTGTGTTTGGTGATACGATTGTTGGAGCAGGTGTTTTACCATCCATAATATCTTTGATCTGTGATTTCAATGTATCTGATTTGGGACCGAAGATCGCTTGAATATTATTACCTATTTCAAGTACACCCGAAGCACCTAATTGTTTCAGACGGTCCTTGTCAACTGATTTAATATCATTTACAGATACACGTAATCTTGTAATACATGCATCTAGATGAGAAATATTTTCTTTTCCACCCATCGCTTGTAGAACATTGAATGGTAGTTCACTTACTTTTCCTCGATTTACTTCTGCACCCTCTTGAATCACTTCACGTCCAGGTGTTTTTAAGTTAAATTTTCTAATCGCAAATCTAAATCCAAAATAATAAATTGGTGCTAAGATTAATCCAACAACGATAACTAGCCACCAGTCAGTTCTATTCGGTAGTACTCCGAATAAGATAAAGTCTATTACCCCACCAGAGAATGTCATACCAATTTTCACATTTAACATATGCATAACCATAAATGATAGACCAGCAAAAACTGCGTGAATCGCGAAAAGTATTGGTGCTACAAATAAGAATGAAAATTCCAATGGTTCAGTAATACCTGTTAAGAATGAAGTAAGTGCTGCTGAACCCATAATACCTGCAACAAGTTTTTTTTGCTCAGGGCGTGCTTCATGATATATTGCTAAAGCAGCTGCTGGTAATCCAAACATCATAAATGGGAATTTCCCAGTCATAAATGTACCGGCTGTAAATTCGGCACCATCACGAAGTTGAGCCATAAATATACGTTGATCTCCCCGGAAAACCTCTCCTGCAGAGTTTGTCCACTGTCCAAACTCATACCAAATTGGTGAATAGAAAATATGGTGTAAACCAAATGGGATTAATGAACGTTCAATTAAACCAAATACAAATGCAGCGATTGTACGATTAGCATCAATTACATAGTAAGAGAAGTGATTTAACCCAGTTTGAATTGGTGGCCATATAAATACAAGTGCAATACCTACTAATAAAGATGTTACAGCTGTAATAATTGGCACAAAACGTTTACCGGCAAAGAAACCTAAGTATGATGGTAATTCCATCTTGAAGTATTTATTATACATCGCGGCCGCTAAGACCCCAATTATAATACCTCCAAATACCCCTGTTTGAATGGTTGGAATTCCTAAAACTGTTGCATATGCTGCTGAATTTTCAGCAACCATTTCAGGTGTAACACCAATAACTGCTCCCATCGTTACATTCATAATTAAGTAACCAATGATCGCTGCTAACGCTGCAACACCTTCGCCTCCTGCAAGGCCTACCGCTACACCAACCGCGAATAATACCGGTAAGTTGGCAAATACAATATCTCCTGATCTTTCCATTACATTCGCTACAAGAACAATCCAATCATTTTCCAGAAATGGAAGACGTGCAACAGTATCAGGATTTTTCATTGCATTACCAAACGCTAGAAGTAATCCAGCTGCGGGTAGTAACGCAACAGGTAACATTAAAGCTTTACCTACTTTTTGTAATGTTCCAAACAAGTTCTTGAACATCGTAGTTGAACCTCCTTTTAGATATTTGTGACTCCCAACAAACTTCGTTAAACGTTTACACATTTTGGAAAAATAAAAAAGGCATGAGGAGTTGATGATAAAAATGTACAAGGATAGATTACCCTTATTACATAAATTAAATCATCAAATTCACTCATGCCTGATCGAATCAGTAACACGTAAATTTACATGTAAAAATTATTCAGATTTATTAACCAACCGTTGAAGATGCATTGTTAAATAAATAGCTTCTGCATCATATACTGGTAACTTTAATGTTTGTTGCATCACTTTAATGACTTTCCACGAAAGATTATAGCATATAGGATATTCCTCTTTCAATACTAAAGCTAGTTTTTTTGGTTCTTTCACAGATTCGCCATTTTTTACTCGTTCAATAGTATACCGTAGATGTCTTATTAGCCTTAAATAATGAACACTTTCTTTATCAATCTTTATTTTAAGTCCAACTTCAATGATACTTATTAGCTGATTAATTAGTTGAGAGTATTTATTGATTTCAGATATCTTTTTGTTAACTAGTGCACTATGGATATGTAATGCAATAAATCCAATTTCACCCTCTGGCATACTAATGTTAACTTTCTCCGAAACAATTTTCACAACATCACCAGCAATTTTATACTCCAATGGATACATCGTTTTCGTTTCTATTAGAAATGGGTTTGTCATCTCTAGTCCCTGTTGTATACGCTTTATTGCAAATGAAATATGATCTGTTAATGCAACATGGATATGTTCATTTATTGGTGTGTCTACAGATTTCTTAATAAAATGAATGATTTCATTCATCATTTCAATTATTTTTTCATCTATGGTAGAAACAAGTTTCTTATATTGCTCTTGTTCTTTCTCATTTTCAAGAATAAAGATTTTTTCTGCAGAATCTGGAGTGATTTGCTCTCCATTTTTTTTATTAAAACCAATTCCTTTACCTATCAGAACTACTTCCTTATAAGAGGTATGTTCGGCAATTAAGACATTATTGTTCAATATTTTTTTTATTGTAAAGGACTCCATCACCGAATCCTCAACTCCTTCTAGTAACATAACTTCAAGTCAATGTAATCCATATTACAAGCAGTAATAGACCTTAGTCAATAAATATATATTAAATGGAAGTAGATTCCTCAGCCTTTGTGATTAAATAATGGCAAAAAAATCGCTGATACCTTTAATGCTTTTTTAAAATTAATGAATAAAGAACAAAAGTGTAACAAAAGATATACACAAACTATACGAAGGGAGGGCAAATAAATAGCGGCAACTAACAGCAAGAACATACATCATGAATAACAATGCCAAGGAAAAAAACTAATCAAAACTATACTTATAACACACACACTACACATACACACCAAGACTACACACCAGACCATTAGAAGAAAACTACTTCTAATGGTCTAAGATGTTAGTGACCTAAGTATCTTATTCTCAAATTCTTCACTACATAGAGGTTTTGAAAAGTAAAACCCTTGTATTTCAAGACACCCAAGTTCGGAGACCATCTTCAATTGTTCGTCAGTTTCTACCCCTTCTGCAATAACCTTTAGTTCAAGATGCTTTGCCATAGAAATAATAGTCGAAACGATTGCTTCATTCTTATACATTTCTTTAATAAATGATTTATCAATTTTCACTCGGTCAATCGATAATTTATTTAAATATCCAAGCGAGCTATAACCTGTTCCAAAATCATCCATACTCACTTCAATGCCTAATTCTCTCAGTCTCATCAAAGTTCTATTCGTATCATTCTCGTTATTTATCATGGTAGATTCAGTTATTTCGACTTCCAAACAAGAAGGATCTAATTGAAATTCATCTAGTATTCTTGTAATCGTTTCTACTAGATCATTCTTATAAATATGGAGATGTGATATATTTACTGAGGTCCGTCCATAGTAACAATGATTAGTCTTCCACAGTTTTATTTGTTGACATACTGATTGTAGTACCCATTCTTCTAATGGAATGATTAAGCCCGTTTCTTCAGCTATTGGAATAAATCGATCTGGCGATATGGTTCCAATTTTAGGATGATGCCATCTAAGTAATGCCTCTGCTCCTATAATCTTTTTTGTTTTCGCATGAAACTTCGGCTGATAATATATGGATAACTGATTATTACTCAATGCATATCTTAAGTCGTTTTCTAATTTGATTTTCTCTATCGTTTTATCCTTCAAGCTATTATTATAGATTTTATATTGATTTGCACCATTCTCTTTTGCTTCATACATGGCAATATCTGCGTATTTAACAAGTGCTTCAATTTCGTCTGAATGAGCTGGAAAAAGTGCAATACCGATACTAGCTGTAATTAAGCATTCATGCCTCTTTACTCTTAATGAAACCCTAAATTGGTCCAAAACTAATTCTGCAAGTGCCGAAATATCCCGTATATCCTCTTCAGCTGTAACAATTACACAGAATTCATCTCCTCCCATTCTGGCTATAAAAAATTTTTCTCCTAAAGATTGTTGCAACCGCTTTGCGATTTCTACAAGTACTTGATCACCAAAAGCATGTCCAAATAAATCATTCAATCTTTTGAAACGGTCAAAATCCAAATTCATAATTGCAAAATTGTGCCCCTTATTTTTGAGCTGATATAATTTTTTTATATATAATCTACGATTTGGAAGCCTAGTTAATTCATCATGATATGCTAAATAATTTATGGTTTCTTGGGCCAAATCAGTGTCAGTAACATCTTTTACGATTCCATAAAATCCAATAATATCTTCTTTAAAATACACCGGAATAAAATTTATTTTCACATTAGATAAATCACGATTCTTTTTAACTAGATGTCCTTCGAATAAATCTTCTTTACCAGTGATAACATTTTGATAATGTTGGATAAACTGCTTGAGTTGTTCCCTCTTGACTAATCTCGAAAAATACATGCCTATTAGTTCTTCATTGCGATACCCAGTTAATTGTGGGGCTTCTTTATTGACACTTACAATAATCCCCTTTAAGTTCATTGAAAAGACGGCATCAGGATTATAATTAAATAATGACTTTAAGTGCTCATGGTTTTTTATGTGATTGGATCTACTCTCAATCAGTTTTAAATCTGCAAGTAAATCTGTAATAATCATCATTAATAAATTTGCACTACACATGATAATAAGTAAAAGTAAACCTACTCTTTCCATAGATAGCGTGTTATTAATAGAAGAAAGGTTAACTACCGACAGGAAACAACTGAAGGAGATAATAACATAGGAGAAGCCAGTTATGATACTCCAGACAATCCTCCATTTTTTAGAGATTAGATTTTCCTCACCGTCTTTTAGTAAAACCCAAAATTTAAGTACAGAAACAAAAAAACCTACTGTAAGAAGAAAGCAAATTAAAAGATGTAATGGTTTTAATTGGACGTTAGAACTAAATATAATTAGATAAAAAATAGAATTTATAGCTACTAAAACAAAGGCAAGTATTGAACTTGGAATAATACTGATATACGAACGGAATGTAATATGATTTAAAAAAGAATAAGAGCCGATTATTAACAACCAGCTTGTAATCATGTATCCCGAGATCATTCCTGATAACTTAAATGTATCTAATTCATGATTTGTTGAGATAATAAGGAAAGCATTAGAGATTGAAAAAGTACTACTTATTATCAAAAAAAGAGTTAAATTAGAAAAAGATATGTTAATTATTCTTTTTTTATTTATTAAAGTATTGTAAAAAGTTGCTAGTAATGAACCAAACATACTAAAGAGTATAGCCAAGATTACAGCTATATAATTTAGATTTCCAAACACATATCCACCAAACAATACGTAACCTCCCCGGGCAACTACCAACACAAACCGACTTGTCAATTACAAAAAGATTCAAACTTTGACATAATATACTAAAATTATAATCGATAAATATGACGATAGCTACAAGAATCACATGAAATCATCAGTTTTTCCACGGCGAGTTCAGTAGAATTTCTTACTAGCTAGAATAAACTCGTTCCGTTTACATATTTCACTCATTATTCTTTCATAATAATAAAAAATGCTCAGTTTTTGGAGGATATTATGCCTGTTATTCAGTTAAATGACGAAACTGAAATTTACTACGAAATGAACGGTTCAGGAAAACCACTTTTATTTGTCCATCCACCTGGCATGGGTCTAGTTACATTCAAACAACAAATCCCACTTTCTGAACACTATAAGGTGATTACTTATGATATGAGAGGGAATGGGAACAGTAATTCTGCCGGCGAAGAAGTTTCAGTACCATTACTTGCTAAAGACATTTTTCTACTTTTACAAGAATTAAATGTTGAAAAGATTGTAATATGCGGGTATTCAAATGGTGGATCCATTGCATTAGAATTTGCTTTATCATATCCAGAAAAAGTTGAAGGAGTTATTTTATTAGGGGGGTTCCCGGAGGTCAGTACGTTTCTACTTCGGTCTGAGTTTTTATTAGGCATTTATACAGTAAAAATGCGCGGACTCCCTTTTTTAGCCAAAGTCTTGGGAAAGGCTCATGGAAAAAGTAAACAGTACCAAAATGAGATTGAAAACTACGTCTTAAAGGCTAATCCAAAAATTCTCTTTAATATGTATGTTCAAGGACTTAAGTATAAATGCACAGATCGGTTATCGGAATTAAAAGTACCAGTTCTTCTTGTTGATGGATCAAGAGATTTCTATTTGCATAAATATCAAAGAATACTCGAGACCAACATCAAAAACACATCAAAAGTATTTATTTCTAAAGCCAGACATCAACTACCAACAAAGCATGCAAAAGAATTAAATCAAATCATCGATGGTTTTATGAAAAAAATTCACGAAAGCAGCGCACCTTCGGGGACAGGCTTAGGACAAGCTGCTGACGATAAATTTCTTCAATGAATTTCTTAAATGGCATTTTTTGTTTCGATGTCATTGGTTTAGACTATAGAGCCGATCTGCTGGAGCTAGACACCTATGCTAAATACAAATTTTATATATTCCCAATAACGTAAAAAAGGGACTCCAGTAAGTTCTCAAAACTTAATGGAGTCCTTTTTCAATCAGATTTCTTCAAGCGTCGGAGCTCTATTTTTAATTGTTTTACAATCTGTTCACACAGTTGTTCCTCTTCTACTGTTAGAACTCCGTCTCCGTATCGGACTTTTTCGTAGGATTTCACAAAACTAGCATGAAGAAAATGGTTTCGCTCTAACCATTCTTCAAGAGTTTCCGAATGCAGCCTCCCTTTCCCTTTTTTGGCAGCAAGTAGCTCTAACTCTAAAAGAAGTTTCCTTACTTTCTCAGCAGGGAATTTAGCTCGTCTTGTAGAACCAGTTGAAGTATTAGTTACAGTACCCATATTATATTTATACCCGGATCCTGCATCCACTACTTCTGGCTCAATCACATATTTCCTTCTAGCAATTATAACTAAAATGATCGCTATAATGATTAATCCGATTATAGAAAGAATCATCCAAATGTTTACCTTTGAAAGAAACGAGAAGTATTCTTGTAATGGCGTGACATCCTCTAGGCCCCCAATACCAACTCCTTCACCTTGATCACCAGGTGATTTCCTTTTGAATTCCGCATTTTCTACAGCATTAAAAAAGGGAACTGAAGCAGCGTATAACGCCTTCCCAGTTAAAGAAAACAACACAGAGAGTAGATTTTTTACAATAAACGGTAAAACCAGTGCAAGGGAAACGGCTCCTACTATCATTCCGATAAATATTCCAAGAATGGAACCTGAATTTTTTGTAACAACACTACTTCCACCTATAAATGAGCTTGAGAAAAAACCATCCAACACTTTACTTATCATCATCCATAATAACTGTATGATCATAAAGTATAAAATTAAATCGCTATACTGGTACCCCTGAACAATAGCACCTAGGTAAATTAGGTATCCTACGCCCAATGTTAGGAACAGCAACCAAAACTCAGATAGCTTCGTATCTTTTTGAAAATGGCCAACAATTCTCCAACAAATAAATCCAGCTAGAAACAGGCTTATACCGAAAGTGAATCCAAGTTTATTACCTACAAATGCAAGAACAGGAACAAACAGCATGACAAACACATATGGAGTATTTGTTTTCATCAATGACAATACTCCAGTGAAGATAATTCCACCACCGATGACTATTACTAGGAAAGGAAGAACTGGTGGAATCATAGCTGTATGAAAATAAAACAAAAATAATACGACATATAAAAGAATTACTTCCATCGTGTATAAATAAAAACGCGAAAAAAACTTATTATACTGCATGTGGATCTACCTTCCTTTCAGGTAGATTATAGCTTGTTAACATGATAGAGTCATCATGCTCAATTATTTGATAACAATCAATTCCTCTTCTTCTATAAGTAGTCATGATTAGATCTTTATTTTGTTCAATTTGCCCACATATAATGACATAGGGAGATGGTTGACTATTCCTTTGAATATTATAAACCATCTGTGAAAAGGGAATGATTACACTGTGTTTGCTTAATCTCGCAATAATTTCCAAAGCTTTCTGCAAATGTTCTCTACCTTTTCCTAAGGGATGATGGATATATGGGATTTTCCCCGCTTTTCTTACATTTATATATAACTCAAATGGAATGCCTTTTATTGTTGCAAACTCTAGTAAGTAAGTAATTCCACCTAAATACTCTTCAAGCTTTGGTTCTCTAACATTAATAAAGATCGACCATGAAAACTGTGAGGTTCTTTCATAAATTTTAGTTTGCAAGCTGTTTGTTTTTGCACTTGCCTTCCAGTGCACGCGATTAAACGGATCTGATGATACATATCCTCTGGCACCTATTAGTGCTGACATATCTTCAAAATGAGATTGTCTCATCGGATAATCCCCTAAATTTTTGGGAATAATTCGATTCACTCCACCAATGTTATCTGGGGACGAATAAATCACTGTTTCAAAAACGAGTGGCTTGTCATATTTTAAATATACATTTCCAAAACCAAATAAATGTGGAATCTGGACTTCTAAGGTGCGAATTCTAGCCACACCTCTTCCAATGGCTTTGAATGGAAAATTTATAGTAGCAGATTGATGTTTTAATAGTGTTAAAGGTAAATTGAGTTCTGTTTGTTCAGAATTCACCATTTTTCTCTCTTGTTCGAACTCTAATACACTATCAATTGTTATTCGAACTTTTGCACCTAATATCGGATAAATTCCTTTTTGATTAAACGTAATTGAAAATTCGTCTGTCTGCCCCTTAAAAAGTTTAATAAGTTCCTTATTAACTTCAACCGAAAGTTGATCTGCAACATGCTTTAAGTACAATAAATTCACATAGGCAAACAGAATGAATAACACACCAATTACAACAAGAAATAGATTTGTTCCAATAATACCAGTTAAGAGGATTAAAACAGCTAATCCAACAGTAAATGACAACTCATTTCCTAGAGCAATTTGCCTCTTCCAATCCATTAATTCACAGCTCCTGCCTCAACTGGTACAGAAACGGTTGCTAAAATTTCTTTAATCACTTGTTTACTAGTTTTCTTTAAAGATCCTTCCATTGTTAATACCAAACGATGTGATAAAACAAATGGAGCCATATACTTAATGTCCTCTGGTGTTACAAAACTACGACCTAATAAATAAGCCCTTCCTTGTACAGCTTTCATAAGGGCAAGAGTACCACGAGGACTCACCCCAACTTCTACATCCTGGTGCTTTCTGGTCTCATGAATCAATCTGACTAAGTAATCTTCAACATCCTCACTTAATCTAACCTCAGTTACTTCCTTCTGCATTTGTTCAATTTCACCCTTAGAAAAGACAGCCTCTAATTCTTCTATTGGGTTGCTGTTGCGGTATGTTCTCATGATTTGTCTTTCTTCCTCAAAAGATGGATAGCCAAGATCTAACTGCACAAAAAATCTGTCCATTTGTGCTTCTGGTAATGGAAAGGTTCCCTGCTGTGATTCAATCGGATTTTGTGTAGCTATTACAATAAACGGACTAGGTAACTTCAGAGTTTCACCATCAATTGTCACTTGACGCTCTTCCATTACTTCTAACAAACTTGACTGTGTTCTTGGTGTAGCACGATTGATTTCATCAGCTAATAAAATATTAGTCATAACTGGACCAGGACGAAGCTGAAATTCTTGTTCCTTCGGGTTAAAGAATTGAATCCCTGTTACATCACTAGGTAATACGTCTGGTGTGAATTGAATTCTTTTAAATGATGCATTTAAAGAACCAGCAAAGCTTTTTGCTAGCATTGTTTTCCCTGTACCGGGTACACTTTCTAAAAGAATATGCCCCTTATTTATGACAGCATTTAATACTAATTCTACAACTGCCTCTTTGCCAATAATTACTTTGCTAATATTGTTTTTTATCTTTTGAACATCATTTGATATATTCATAATAATCCCACTCCCTAATATAAAAAATTTAATAATTATAATTTTCCTACAATAATTCTTACAAGTCAATAAATTCCATATAATGATAATCCTTAAAATTTTACTTGGAGACTAGCTTTTCAACGACTCCCTTTAAAACATGAACTGCACTTAAACAATCATACAGGGATGACCACTCTTTCGGGTTATGACTTATCCCACCCTTACTTTGAACAAATAACATTGCTACCGGTATTGATTTACCGACCATCATTGCATCGTGCCCAGCGCCACTCGGTAAGAAAAATGGACGAATGTTTAAAGACTCCATTGTTGATAAAATCATTTGTTGCATTTCTTGTTTAATCGGAACTGGCTTAATTTTCGTGTTTTCCTTCCACGTAAGTTCTATTTCGTGATTTTTCGCTATGCTTGATGCTAGCTTAAGAGCCTCCTCCACTAATGTATCTCTAGTTTCTTCAAAGATATCTCTTATATCAACATATAATTGAACTTTCCCTGGAATCACATTCACACCATTGGGATAGACATTTAATTTCCCCACTGTTGCAACTGCGGATTTTGATATATTTGTAGGTAGTTCTTTCAGCCTAAATATAAACTCGCTTGCGGCAATTAGTGCATCTTGCCGATCAAACATTGGTGTATTACCAGCGTGACCCGCCTTCCCCTCAAAAATCATCTCAATCCAGCATGGACCAGCAATACCAGTTACAATACCACAAGGAAGGTTTTCCTTTTCTAGCAATTTACCTTGTTCAATATGTACTTCAACAAATGCTCCAATTTCTGAATGGTCTCTCATTGAGTTTTGATAACCTTCAAGTGTTAGATTGTCTGCTCTTAAAACCTCTTCAAAGGATAAACCCTTACTATCTTTAAGGGTAAGCTTATGAGAGACGTCTACATCCCCCATCATTGCTTCACTTCCAGTTAATCCACCATTAAATCTGGCACCTTCTTCATCCGAAAAAATCACAACTTCAAACGGTCTAACCGGCTGATAACCAGTTTCCTTCCAAGACTCAACGACTTCTAAAGCTGCAACCACTCCTAATGGACCATCAAAATGCCCTCCATTTGGAACACTGTCTAAATGTGACCCTGCTAGTATTGCTGGCATTTCGTTATTAATCCCGTTTAATCTCCCAAAAACATTTCCTGCGCCATCCTCTTTCACTTCAAGCTCCAACTCAATCATCCACTTTTTCACAAGCTCTTTGGCCTGTCTTTCTTCTTTGGAAAAGCCTACTCGGTTAGAACCACCATCACTAGTTAGTCCAATGTTTGAAATTTCTTCAAGGCGTGTAGCAACTCTACTACCATTTATACCGTCTTGATTTAAAGATTGATCATAATCTCTTAATAATTTCTCCTTTAGCCCGACAATTTCGTTTTGCATATTTATTTAAAACCTCCCGGATTATAAAAAGTTATTTATTTTCTAAATTTTCATATCAATCCATATTATCTATGATTAGATACTATAAAATCAATGTTTGATTATTTTAATATAGAAAAGCGGAAGGCGCTCGTTCATCGGCGACAGGCATAAGACAAGACGGCTAGAAGGTTGTTCTTAACCTTCTAGGGTGGATTGACTTAGACCTGAGAGCCGATAGCCCCTGGAGCTAGACCACTGGATCCCGCAGGAGTCAAGTGGCTCTCCGCTCATTCCAAACTGAGGAGGAAACATTTTTTCATACTTCATGGTTCGTGGTGCGAATTTAATCAGTATGGGGATCTCCTCTGTATTCTTACCTACAGAAGTGTGGTCGATTTATTTTATTTAGCAATGAATA
Encoded here:
- a CDS encoding sensor domain-containing protein, which translates into the protein MFGGYVFGNLNYIAVILAILFSMFGSLLATFYNTLINKKRIINISFSNLTLFLIISSTFSISNAFLIISTNHELDTFKLSGMISGYMITSWLLIIGSYSFLNHITFRSYISIIPSSILAFVLVAINSIFYLIIFSSNVQLKPLHLLICFLLTVGFFVSVLKFWVLLKDGEENLISKKWRIVWSIITGFSYVIISFSCFLSVVNLSSINNTLSMERVGLLLLIIMCSANLLMMIITDLLADLKLIESRSNHIKNHEHLKSLFNYNPDAVFSMNLKGIIVSVNKEAPQLTGYRNEELIGMYFSRLVKREQLKQFIQHYQNVITGKEDLFEGHLVKKNRDLSNVKINFIPVYFKEDIIGFYGIVKDVTDTDLAQETINYLAYHDELTRLPNRRLYIKKLYQLKNKGHNFAIMNLDFDRFKRLNDLFGHAFGDQVLVEIAKRLQQSLGEKFFIARMGGDEFCVIVTAEEDIRDISALAELVLDQFRVSLRVKRHECLITASIGIALFPAHSDEIEALVKYADIAMYEAKENGANQYKIYNNSLKDKTIEKIKLENDLRYALSNNQLSIYYQPKFHAKTKKIIGAEALLRWHHPKIGTISPDRFIPIAEETGLIIPLEEWVLQSVCQQIKLWKTNHCYYGRTSVNISHLHIYKNDLVETITRILDEFQLDPSCLEVEITESTMINNENDTNRTLMRLRELGIEVSMDDFGTGYSSLGYLNKLSIDRVKIDKSFIKEMYKNEAIVSTIISMAKHLELKVIAEGVETDEQLKMVSELGCLEIQGFYFSKPLCSEEFENKILRSLTS
- a CDS encoding alpha/beta fold hydrolase, whose amino-acid sequence is MPVIQLNDETEIYYEMNGSGKPLLFVHPPGMGLVTFKQQIPLSEHYKVITYDMRGNGNSNSAGEEVSVPLLAKDIFLLLQELNVEKIVICGYSNGGSIALEFALSYPEKVEGVILLGGFPEVSTFLLRSEFLLGIYTVKMRGLPFLAKVLGKAHGKSKQYQNEIENYVLKANPKILFNMYVQGLKYKCTDRLSELKVPVLLVDGSRDFYLHKYQRILETNIKNTSKVFISKARHQLPTKHAKELNQIIDGFMKKIHESSAPSGTGLGQAADDKFLQ
- a CDS encoding DUF58 domain-containing protein, with protein sequence MDWKRQIALGNELSFTVGLAVLILLTGIIGTNLFLVVIGVLFILFAYVNLLYLKHVADQLSVEVNKELIKLFKGQTDEFSITFNQKGIYPILGAKVRITIDSVLEFEQERKMVNSEQTELNLPLTLLKHQSATINFPFKAIGRGVARIRTLEVQIPHLFGFGNVYLKYDKPLVFETVIYSSPDNIGGVNRIIPKNLGDYPMRQSHFEDMSALIGARGYVSSDPFNRVHWKASAKTNSLQTKIYERTSQFSWSIFINVREPKLEEYLGGITYLLEFATIKGIPFELYINVRKAGKIPYIHHPLGKGREHLQKALEIIARLSKHSVIIPFSQMVYNIQRNSQPSPYVIICGQIEQNKDLIMTTYRRRGIDCYQIIEHDDSIMLTSYNLPERKVDPHAV
- a CDS encoding AAA family ATPase, producing MNISNDVQKIKNNISKVIIGKEAVVELVLNAVINKGHILLESVPGTGKTMLAKSFAGSLNASFKRIQFTPDVLPSDVTGIQFFNPKEQEFQLRPGPVMTNILLADEINRATPRTQSSLLEVMEERQVTIDGETLKLPSPFIVIATQNPIESQQGTFPLPEAQMDRFFVQLDLGYPSFEEERQIMRTYRNSNPIEELEAVFSKGEIEQMQKEVTEVRLSEDVEDYLVRLIHETRKHQDVEVGVSPRGTLALMKAVQGRAYLLGRSFVTPEDIKYMAPFVLSHRLVLTMEGSLKKTSKQVIKEILATVSVPVEAGAVN